GTGAGTAGGAAGGGAAAACCGGGAATGCAACAGCAGGGTCAGGAAAGAGAGGGGAAAAGGGATGTGTTGACTAGCGCGAATCGCGAAGCAGAGACAGCCGCAGGATAGTGAATGCGGCCGCATGCCGTTGTGAGGAAATCGGGTTGTGCGTGCACACAAGCGACCCCTGGCCTCTCGTCTAGGAGAAAATGGGAATTTTGCTCTTATGGGGAGTGGGCTTCGCTAGAATGCCCTTAAGTTTGCGGGCTTCGCCAGAATGCCCTTATGAAAGGTGTGTTTCACGCTATTTTGCCATTTCGTGTTTTTTCCAACTTTGTAAATTTCTGACCCCATCTTTTTGACCAGGCGTGACCGTTTTACCCCTGTCTTCTTCTACCTTATCCTCTTGCTCTACTTCTCACGGTCACGGCAATTTCTCATTTCTCTCCCGTTTTCTCTCGGTCTCGACCGGTGTTCGGGCGGGAGCCtgacgccggccgccgccgcccgcccgcgtAGGCCACCGTCGACAGGCCGCGTGTCACTAGGCATCCTTGCCCCGACCATCTGCGCTAGGCCGCCGTCGCGTCCGCGCCGGGCCATGGCCGCCGCCCCACCGCGTCCACTCTAGGTTGCGGCCGCCGCCCCGATGAAGGTAACCTCAGCGGGCTCGTGTGCAACGGGTAGCGGCAGTAGTGAGTGCCCTTTTGCCATGTTCCATTGGTCCGGATCTAGAGCAAGCAGCCGGCGACTTTGGGTGAGTGGTATATCAAGTGCTCATACAACATCAAGGTAAGGATTCTTGACATTGGTGACCTCATTGTGTCTCTTGTTGCTGCTCTGATTGATGCATTTTGAGTGTAGGGTGATCCAACTACCTGTGGTTACATTTGGCCTGAGGTGCAGAATGTGAAGTTGGAAGCACAAGAATACCGACGGAAGGCTAAGAAGGAGGCATCAGGTGACTGTTGTTCTGAATTGAAAGCAGAATTGCAAGAGTTGAAGCAAACACTTGATAGTGTTGTAGCTGAACTTTGGAAACTAAAGGTGAAGCCTATAGAGCCGATTCCTGAACCAATTCATGAGCCAAAGCCTGAGCCAAAGCAAATTGTGATCGATTATTCTGTTTTTGTGGGCTCTGTAGGTATCCTAATTGGTGTTGTGGTTGCCTGTATGTGGAAGTGAACAACTAATGTCTGTTAGTCAGCCAATGTGTGTGTGAGTTAGCTCTTGTTTGTCTGTGTGGTTGTGTGTGAGTTATGCGGCAGACAGGATGGATTTCATTTAGTTGTGGTAGTGCTTATTAGGAAGTGAAGCATATGTTGTAATGACATCCAAGTCCTATGTAATGAAGAAGATGTTTTCCTTGAATCATGAGTCATTCTCTTGCTTCTCTCTGCCCTATTGAATTAGTTGGACTCCAGAGAGAAGAATAAtgatccctttctttctcaagGAATTGTGACAAGAAATCAATATCATATGAGAAATCTTGATTCTCCAAACTCTCCTAAACACCTGAGAACTCAAATGCAGAACAGTGATTTATGCTATTTGAGGTTCTTAGTGGTTCAGAACCTTTAAGCCTTTTTTCCTTATGACTCATATCAGGGTGGTTCCATCCACTCATTGTGACAGATGGATGATTTTCATTATCTTTAATGAATTTTCCTGGAACAGCAAGTAAGCCACCACGGCAAACTCCTTTGTGTCTATGGCCAGGTGCCATATCCAAACATACATGCTGAAAATTAGACTGGTTTACAAAGTTCTGTGTCACTGCAATTGTTGTCTCGAGATTTAGAACGCAATGCCACCACCCACTAGGAACAAAAATGGTCTCTCCTGGCAATTGTGTGCATTCCAATGGCTTCTCTTGTTCAGGAAGGTGTGGATAGATATCAAGCCACCACTGTAAATCAACGCATGATTCTTAATTGCTCTGGGAAAAAGAATAGAAACTTTTGAGAAAAGTTGATAGAGTTTTAAGAAAATTACCTGCAATGACGTCGGAGTTTCAATGTCTGAAATACACATTCAGCAAGAGTAGCAAAGGTTAACATACACATTCCATTGTCTGAAATACAAGTATGATGATTGGTGAATATAAGTGAAGTTTCAAATTAATGATGACAACAGAAATAAGCACATCAAGGGGGCAACTCTTTCTCTGTCATTTTCAAAACTGAATAGTAGTCATAAAAACATAATCTTGTATGAATTTAGACAAAATTTTGATACAATTTTGCTTGAATTTGGACAGAATTTCAATTGAATTTGGAAAGAATTTTGACACAATTTCATGATCACAATAACATTCCAGAAATATAGTAGATTTCATAAAGGTTCACACAATACATAGGTACCATTTACGTTTCAACAAGTCGGCATTACAATAGAGTTTTTCAAATAGGATAAGGTTGAGATACAATTTCATGATCGAGATACATGTCCACATACATAGGCATTACAGTAGAGTTTTTCAAATGCCAGCTCATACATAGGTATTAAAATAGAGTTTTTTAAATTCACATCTCAGTTCGTCTTCAACTTCCTTGGAACCAACATCTTATCTATTCCCTTCTTTAGTTTTGGTGAAGTTGTAGCCTGCTTGTTTGGCGATAAATGATTTAGCAATGTAATTGGCCCTTCTCCAAGTAGTACAACAAGTCGGCTGCAACACTGAAAGAATTGTAATGGATGACAACATTTTCATGAAAGAAttataatgggttcatgaaagaATCAGTAGTACCTTCTAGTAAACCTTTCTGGACTTGTTGACAAAATATTGGCCTTAGCTGTGGCAACATTTTCAGCATGTACAGGAGTATTTTCAGCATGGACGACAACATTTTGAGCCTGTACAGGAGTATTTTCAGCAGCATTTTCTAGCTGGACAGCAGCATTTTCAGCATGGACAACATCATTTCAGACTAGACAGGAGTATTTTCAGTAGCTTTTTTAGTTTTCTTGTTACCATTCTTCCCATACTTGGTTGTATTTGTCCTAGGCTTTCTTTTCCTACAAGTTAGAACAATTTAGGCATTTGTAGCTTATTTGTCCCATTTAGTAGATGTAAGTCACAGAAACTAAAGAAA
This DNA window, taken from Miscanthus floridulus cultivar M001 chromosome 13, ASM1932011v1, whole genome shotgun sequence, encodes the following:
- the LOC136501043 gene encoding LOW QUALITY PROTEIN: uncharacterized protein (The sequence of the model RefSeq protein was modified relative to this genomic sequence to represent the inferred CDS: inserted 1 base in 1 codon; substituted 1 base at 1 genomic stop codon), whose translation is MKVTSAGSCATGSGSSECPXCHVPLVRIXSKQPATLGEWYIKCSYNIKGDPTTCGYIWPEVQNVKLEAQEYRRKAKKEASGDCCSELKAELQELKQTLDSVVAELWKLKVKPIEPIPEPIHEPKPEPKQIVIDYSVFVGSVGILIGVVVACMWK